A segment of the Halovivax limisalsi genome:
CTACGCCGATCGGGCGGCGATCGAACGGGCGATCGAAGCGGACGACCGCGAGCTGCCCGCGAGTTCGCTCTACGCGTACGCCGCGCTCGCCGACGGGCACCCCTACGCGAACTTCACGCCGAGTCCCGGCAGTTCCCTCGGCGGGCTGCGTGAACTCGCCGTCGACGAGGACGTCCCCCACACGGGCGCGGACGGGAAAACCGGCGAATCGCTCGTGAAGGCGGCGCTCGCCCCGATGTTCGCCGGGCGGAATCTGCGCGTCATGAGCTGGGAGGCCCACAACGTCCTCGGGAACACGGACGGCCACGTCCTCGAAGACGATCGGAACAAGGCCGGAAAACTGGCGAGTAAAGGGGGAATTCTCGACGGGATACTCCCGGAGATCGACCACGATCGCGTTCGAATCGACTACACGCCGTCGCTCGGCGACTGGAAGACCGCCTGGGACTACGTCCACTTCGAGGGCTTCCTGGAGACGGAGATGAAAATGCAGTTCACGTGGGAGGGCTCCGACTCGGCGCTGGCGGCGCCGCTGACGCTCGACCTCGCGCGCCTGCTCTCCCACGCCGACGAGCGGGGCGAGTCCGGCCTCCAGCGCCACCTCGCCTCGTTTTTCAAGGCCCCGGTCGACGTCGACGAGCACGACCTCTCCCGACAGCTCGACATGCTGTCCGAGTACGTCGAGGAGCGGACGGGGGAGCGTCCCGGCGAACCGTTGCCGTCCCCTGAAGCGCGAACCGATTGACGGTGGTTCCGACGGGCGGCGGGAACGGGCGGTCGTATCGTCGGTTCGTTCGTCCTCCCGCTAGTGCACCGCCCGGACCGGTTCGTCGGCGCCGAGGAAGCCGCGAGCGGCGAGCGCGGCCGCGACGACGGTCCTCCGAGCGCGCCGGTCCTGGGCCAGCAGGAGCGTCAGGTACGTGGCGACGCCCAGAGCGCTAACGAGCGCGACTTCACCCGGCCCGGGGGCGGAGCCGAGCCGGGTGAGTCCGGCCACGACGGCGGCCATCCCCGCGGCGCTTCGAAACTGGATCCGGAGCGGGTCGGGGAATCGAGGGACGGTCGCACCGTTCCGGCGGAGCGCCCTGTGGAGGCGATCCCAGCGGAGCGACTCCGCGGCGATCGTCGCCGCGATCACGCCGATCGGACCGACGGTCAGGACGAGGGGGACCCCGAGCGCGAAATTGACGGCGACGGTCACCGCCGAGATTCTGAAGGCGGTGTCCGGTCGCCCCATCCCCTTGACGGCGCTGTCGAGGGGTTCTCGCTGGGTCTGGAGGATCCGATAGACGGCGATCCCCCCGAGCAAGGGGACGGTCGCCGCGTACGCCGAGCCGTAGATCGCCTCGACGACGGCGTCGCCGAGGAAGACGACGATCACGAGCAGCGGGATCGCGATCGCGCTCGTGTAGGAGATCGCGGCCGTGACGGTCTCGCCGATCGCGAGATCCCTGCTCGACAGATCGCTAACTTTGCTGATGAGCCCGTCCATCACGACGCCCGAGACGAGCGTCGCCAGTCCCGTCACCGAGAGGGCGACCTCGTAGAAGCCGACCGACGCCGTCAATCCGACCCACCCGAGAAGGAAGACGTCGAACCGGGTGTAGGCCTTCCCGACGATGTTCGTGGGGACGTTGTACCTCGCGTACTCCCAGACGCGGACCGCCGTTGCCCGGGTCGGGACCGCAGGTCGAAGTCCGAGGAGCCAGAAGAGGACGGGCAGGAAACACAGGGTTGCGACGACGAATCCCGCGGTCATCCCCGTCACGCCGAAGCCGAGGACGACGAGTCCGAACTGGAGGACGGTCTTCAGCACCTCCCGACCCAGGTCGATCCAGTGGGTGACGCCGAACCGTCCCGTTCCCGCGAGCAGGAACTGGAGCGGGAGGAACGTCGACATCGAGACGAAGAGCGCGACGGCGAGGACGGGCGCGTTCGGGATCCCGGTGTACGCGATCAGGAGGTCGCGACCGACGAACGCGAGGGTCGCGGCGACGGTCCCGCAGGCGACGGTCGCGCCGAGGGTCAGCCCGAGGAGCTCCTCGTTCGACGTGTCCACCTCCGCGAGGCGCTTCTGGCACGCCCCGCCCAGGCCGTGCGGGACGCGGTTCGCGAACTGGACGACCGAGAGCAGGAGGAAGAAGCCCCCGAACACCGCTGGACCGAGCTCGCGGGCGAAGTACGCGGTGGCCGCGAAGCCGAACAGGTACATCGCCAGCCTCGCAGCTACCCCTTTGAGCGTTTCGCGGCCGAACGAAACGTCGTCTGGCGTGGTCATTATCGCCTCGTTGCCCGGAGCCAACGATCCGCTACTCCGGGACAGCGGTTGATTACCGTCGACGAATCGGTGCGCGGCACACCCCACCTCGGGGGATGCCCGTTGAGAACTTTCCGGTCACCGTCGGCCGTGCGAGTCGGTCACGTTCCGACGTTAGACAGGTAATTCGGCGTTACCCATCACGCGTCCGACGGAACGGGTTCTGAGCGACGAGTTCGTTCAGGAACGGAGAGGGGCGTGACAGCTATAAGCGATCGAACGGCGTGGAGTGGCCATGGCGTTCGTTCCGTCAGCTCCGTCGACGGAGCAACTGCGGAGGGAGGAGACGAACGGGGCCGGGACGGAGTTCGACGACGGACGGGTTTCGTTCCCATGAGAATCCTGCTCGCCGCCCACGCCCTCCCGCCGGC
Coding sequences within it:
- a CDS encoding inositol-3-phosphate synthase translates to MTDVGVWFVGARGNIATTAIVGALAIARGETATTGMVTERPPCETLDLPDVGDLTFAGHDIRNRSLRDAAERLEAGGGVPSNDTIEAVADELETIDERVCRGTALNCGPRVRELADGPPLEADRSVAEIVERLRDDYAAFRDRHDLDRVIVVNVASTEPELSNPKRYADRAAIERAIEADDRELPASSLYAYAALADGHPYANFTPSPGSSLGGLRELAVDEDVPHTGADGKTGESLVKAALAPMFAGRNLRVMSWEAHNVLGNTDGHVLEDDRNKAGKLASKGGILDGILPEIDHDRVRIDYTPSLGDWKTAWDYVHFEGFLETEMKMQFTWEGSDSALAAPLTLDLARLLSHADERGESGLQRHLASFFKAPVDVDEHDLSRQLDMLSEYVEERTGERPGEPLPSPEARTD
- a CDS encoding lipopolysaccharide biosynthesis protein is translated as MTTPDDVSFGRETLKGVAARLAMYLFGFAATAYFARELGPAVFGGFFLLLSVVQFANRVPHGLGGACQKRLAEVDTSNEELLGLTLGATVACGTVAATLAFVGRDLLIAYTGIPNAPVLAVALFVSMSTFLPLQFLLAGTGRFGVTHWIDLGREVLKTVLQFGLVVLGFGVTGMTAGFVVATLCFLPVLFWLLGLRPAVPTRATAVRVWEYARYNVPTNIVGKAYTRFDVFLLGWVGLTASVGFYEVALSVTGLATLVSGVVMDGLISKVSDLSSRDLAIGETVTAAISYTSAIAIPLLVIVVFLGDAVVEAIYGSAYAATVPLLGGIAVYRILQTQREPLDSAVKGMGRPDTAFRISAVTVAVNFALGVPLVLTVGPIGVIAATIAAESLRWDRLHRALRRNGATVPRFPDPLRIQFRSAAGMAAVVAGLTRLGSAPGPGEVALVSALGVATYLTLLLAQDRRARRTVVAAALAARGFLGADEPVRAVH